The proteins below come from a single Prolixibacter sp. NT017 genomic window:
- a CDS encoding RidA family protein, with translation MSTVEEKIKALGLELPPAPPLGGIYRPVVITGNHLYVSGQGPLKSDKQLIKGKVGRDLTVEEGQVAARQVGLAMLATIKARIGDLGKIKRLIKTLGMVNCYPEFEQHPQVINGFSQFMVNVFDEENGKGARSAVGVFLPGNIAVEVECIFELHEEA, from the coding sequence ATGAGCACAGTAGAAGAAAAAATTAAAGCACTGGGACTGGAATTACCACCCGCTCCTCCGTTAGGCGGCATCTATCGTCCGGTCGTTATTACCGGCAACCACCTTTATGTTTCCGGACAAGGCCCGCTGAAAAGCGACAAGCAATTAATCAAAGGGAAAGTTGGACGCGATTTAACGGTGGAAGAAGGTCAAGTCGCTGCCCGTCAGGTAGGGCTGGCTATGTTGGCAACCATCAAAGCGCGAATCGGGGATTTGGGGAAAATCAAACGTCTGATTAAAACGCTGGGAATGGTCAACTGTTACCCTGAATTCGAACAACACCCCCAAGTCATCAACGGTTTTAGCCAGTTTATGGTCAATGTTTTTGACGAAGAAAACGGCAAAGGTGCCCGCAGCGCCGTTGGTGTGTTTCTTCCCGGCAACATTGCTGTGGAGGTAGAATGTATTTTCGAACTACACGAAGAAGCCTGA
- a CDS encoding SMP-30/gluconolactonase/LRE family protein: protein MQLFSSIRLIRILPLVVAGIMGFAPIVNAQNSPVIADGAQLKLIPGKFSFTEGPAADAKGNVYFTDQPNNKIWKYSTAGKLSVFMDNAGRSNGMYFDRKGNLITCADLHDQLWSISPDKKVTVLIKDFKGHRLNGPNDVWIAPKGGMYFTDPYYQRDYWKRKKPAIKKQRVYYLTPDRHKVIIVGDDLVKPNGIIGSPDGKQLYVADIGANKTYVYQIEKNGHLTDRKLFTDMGSDGLTLDAEGNLYLTGKGVTVFNKQGQKIDHIDVKQDWTANVTFGGPHFKTLFITASHGFYKLPMKVKGAGAMRNEE from the coding sequence ATGCAGTTATTCTCATCCATCCGTTTGATTCGTATTTTGCCGCTTGTAGTGGCCGGAATCATGGGCTTCGCTCCGATTGTCAATGCACAAAACAGCCCGGTGATAGCCGACGGCGCCCAGTTGAAATTGATTCCCGGCAAGTTTTCCTTTACCGAAGGGCCGGCAGCTGACGCCAAAGGAAATGTTTATTTCACCGACCAGCCCAACAACAAAATCTGGAAATACAGCACAGCCGGCAAACTATCGGTTTTTATGGACAATGCAGGACGTTCGAACGGAATGTATTTCGACCGGAAGGGGAATCTCATCACCTGTGCCGATTTGCATGACCAGCTTTGGTCGATTTCTCCCGATAAGAAAGTAACCGTGCTGATAAAAGATTTCAAGGGACACCGGCTCAACGGTCCCAACGACGTATGGATTGCCCCAAAAGGCGGCATGTATTTCACCGACCCATACTATCAGCGTGACTATTGGAAACGCAAAAAACCAGCAATCAAAAAGCAGCGTGTTTACTACCTCACGCCCGACCGTCATAAGGTGATTATTGTTGGTGACGACCTGGTGAAACCCAACGGCATCATTGGCTCACCGGATGGCAAACAGTTGTATGTCGCCGATATAGGCGCCAACAAAACGTACGTGTATCAGATTGAAAAGAACGGTCACCTGACCGACCGGAAGCTATTCACCGACATGGGCTCGGATGGCCTCACGCTCGACGCGGAAGGCAATCTCTACCTCACCGGAAAGGGTGTGACCGTCTTCAACAAGCAGGGGCAAAAGATTGACCACATTGACGTGAAACAGGACTGGACAGCCAATGTAACTTTCGGTGGACCTCATTTTAAAACGTTGTTTATTACCGCCAGTCATGGTTTTTACAAGCTGCCGATGAAGGTGAAAGGAGCAGGAGCAATGAGAAATGAGGAATGA
- a CDS encoding gluconate:H+ symporter has translation MMPLLIVLTGVLLLLLLITVFKLNAFISFTLVCLFVGLAMGLPLNAIIDALKKGMGETLGLLVLILGFGAMLGKLVADSGAAQQITQTLVGAFGLKRIHWALMLTGFIVGIPMFYSVGFVILIPIAFTIAEATGLPLLLVGLPMLASLSVTHGYLPPHPAPTAIAAMFHADIGDTMMLGLLIAIPAIIIAGPILSPRFKKIKAKPLADFTGHEVLDEKDLPSTFISILTALMPVILIAFSGIANHFIPKENAIYPYIEGIGNPVLAMLLSVLFAIWSLGVRRGKRIPDIMDRLAHAVSSIAMILLILAGAGGLKEVLVASGISEYLGELLRHSQMSPLFLAWLIAAVIRVSVGSATVAGMTAAGIVLPLASLPHVSPELMVLAIGSGSLMLSHVNDGGFWMFKEYFNLSVKETFMTWTVMETTISLVGLAGVFIINHFI, from the coding sequence ATGATGCCTTTACTAATTGTCCTGACGGGTGTTCTCCTGCTCCTGCTGTTGATTACGGTGTTCAAGCTCAATGCCTTTATTTCGTTCACGTTGGTTTGCCTTTTTGTTGGACTGGCCATGGGGTTACCTCTCAATGCCATTATCGATGCATTGAAAAAAGGAATGGGCGAAACGCTCGGCTTGCTGGTGTTGATTCTGGGATTTGGAGCCATGCTGGGTAAACTCGTGGCCGACAGCGGTGCGGCACAGCAAATTACTCAAACATTGGTCGGAGCCTTTGGTTTGAAGCGAATCCACTGGGCCCTGATGTTAACCGGCTTTATTGTCGGTATCCCCATGTTCTATTCCGTCGGCTTTGTCATCCTCATACCCATCGCCTTCACCATTGCCGAGGCAACGGGGCTTCCTTTGCTCCTGGTCGGGTTGCCTATGCTGGCGTCTCTTTCAGTAACACATGGCTATCTGCCGCCACACCCCGCTCCCACGGCCATAGCAGCCATGTTTCATGCTGATATCGGTGATACCATGATGCTCGGTTTGCTCATTGCCATTCCGGCCATCATCATCGCCGGACCGATACTCTCTCCCCGCTTCAAAAAAATCAAAGCGAAACCGCTGGCGGATTTTACCGGCCATGAAGTATTGGACGAAAAGGATCTACCGTCAACATTCATCAGTATTCTGACCGCTCTGATGCCCGTTATTCTGATTGCTTTTTCGGGAATAGCAAATCATTTCATCCCAAAAGAAAACGCCATTTATCCATACATTGAAGGCATTGGGAATCCAGTTCTGGCGATGTTGCTCTCCGTACTTTTTGCTATTTGGTCGTTGGGCGTCCGTCGCGGAAAGCGTATTCCCGACATCATGGACCGGCTGGCACACGCTGTATCCAGTATCGCTATGATATTGCTGATTCTGGCGGGAGCCGGAGGTTTAAAAGAGGTACTGGTCGCCAGCGGCATCAGTGAGTATTTGGGAGAATTGCTCCGGCATTCGCAGATGTCTCCGTTGTTCCTCGCCTGGCTGATTGCCGCGGTCATTCGGGTGTCAGTCGGCTCAGCCACCGTAGCCGGAATGACAGCAGCTGGGATCGTTCTTCCGTTGGCATCGCTACCGCACGTGTCGCCCGAACTAATGGTACTGGCCATTGGTTCAGGAAGTTTAATGCTGTCGCACGTGAACGATGGTGGCTTTTGGATGTTTAAAGAGTACTTTAACCTTTCGGTGAAAGAAACCTTTATGACCTGGACAGTAATGGAAACGACCATTTCACTGGTCGGTCTGGCAGGTGTTTTTATCATCAATCATTTTATATAA
- a CDS encoding DNA alkylation repair protein translates to MNNILTGLREELQSNATEETRISGQRFFKGELKSYGVKTAVVSKISKEYWKELKTESKTDIFALCDQLWQSGNLEESFVACNWAYSLRKQYVPEDFIVFAKWITNYVNNWASCDTLCNHTIGDFVMMYPEFLAQLKAFARSENRWVKRAAAVSLIIPARRGLFLEDILAIADILLLDTDDLVQKGYGWMLKAASQAHQQEVFDYVVRNKAMMPRTALRYAIEKMPKEMKAVAMAK, encoded by the coding sequence ATGAACAACATCCTCACCGGCCTTCGCGAAGAACTGCAAAGCAATGCAACTGAAGAAACCCGGATATCGGGGCAGCGATTCTTCAAGGGAGAACTAAAATCGTACGGCGTGAAAACGGCGGTCGTCAGTAAAATCAGCAAAGAGTACTGGAAAGAGCTCAAAACAGAGAGCAAAACCGATATTTTTGCCCTGTGTGACCAGTTGTGGCAGTCGGGCAACCTGGAAGAGTCATTTGTAGCCTGCAACTGGGCTTACTCCCTTCGCAAACAGTACGTTCCGGAAGATTTCATTGTGTTCGCGAAGTGGATAACCAATTATGTCAACAACTGGGCTTCGTGCGATACATTGTGCAATCACACCATCGGCGACTTTGTAATGATGTATCCGGAGTTTCTGGCGCAACTAAAGGCGTTTGCGCGATCTGAAAACCGCTGGGTGAAACGCGCCGCTGCCGTTTCGTTGATTATCCCGGCACGAAGAGGTCTGTTTTTGGAAGACATACTAGCCATCGCGGACATTTTACTCCTCGACACGGACGATCTGGTGCAAAAAGGTTACGGCTGGATGCTGAAAGCCGCGAGTCAGGCCCACCAGCAGGAAGTATTCGACTATGTGGTGCGCAACAAGGCGATGATGCCCCGTACAGCGCTTCGGTATGCTATAGAGAAGATGCCGAAGGAGATGAAAGCGGTGGCGATGGCGAAATAG
- a CDS encoding VOC family protein, with protein MKINHIDHIVLTVANMAATIEFYTEILGMELVVFGDNRKALSFGRQKINLHPKGKEFEPKASAPTCGSADICLISTTAIEEVQAELISKGVKIVEGIVERTGATGKIRSLYLRDPDGNLIEISNYA; from the coding sequence ATGAAAATCAATCACATCGACCATATCGTCCTGACCGTTGCCAACATGGCGGCAACCATCGAATTTTACACCGAAATACTCGGTATGGAACTGGTGGTTTTCGGGGACAACCGGAAAGCGTTGTCGTTTGGAAGGCAGAAAATCAACCTGCACCCAAAAGGCAAAGAGTTTGAGCCCAAAGCCTCCGCTCCCACCTGCGGCTCGGCCGATATTTGTCTTATCAGCACCACCGCCATTGAAGAGGTACAGGCCGAACTCATCAGCAAGGGCGTAAAGATTGTCGAGGGCATTGTGGAACGGACCGGCGCAACCGGGAAAATCCGCTCGCTTTACCTCCGCGACCCGGACGGCAACCTGATTGAGATTAGTAATTATGCGTAA
- a CDS encoding TMEM175 family protein — translation MNKGRLEAFSDGVLAIIITIMVLEIKVPHGHELADLKPLIPVFLSYVLSFIYVGIYWNNHHHMMHTVRRVNGSILWANLHLLFWLSLIPFVTGWMGENQFSPTPLALYGVVLLMAAIAYFVLQNLIIKSHGHTSLLAKAIGKDIKGKISPILYLIAIGSSWLSQWLSGGIYILVALIWLIPDKRIERTIAETSSKH, via the coding sequence ATGAATAAAGGACGTTTGGAAGCCTTCAGCGACGGAGTGCTGGCGATTATCATTACCATTATGGTACTGGAAATTAAAGTACCCCATGGTCATGAGCTGGCTGATTTGAAGCCGCTAATCCCGGTATTTCTGAGTTATGTACTGAGCTTTATCTACGTGGGAATCTACTGGAACAATCACCACCACATGATGCACACCGTGAGGCGGGTGAATGGCAGCATTTTATGGGCCAATTTGCATCTGCTTTTCTGGCTTTCACTCATCCCGTTTGTGACGGGCTGGATGGGCGAAAATCAATTCAGCCCCACGCCTCTTGCCTTGTATGGGGTAGTCCTGTTAATGGCTGCGATAGCCTATTTCGTCCTGCAAAACCTGATCATCAAAAGTCACGGACATACTTCTCTTCTGGCAAAAGCCATTGGAAAAGATATCAAGGGGAAAATATCGCCGATATTGTACCTGATTGCCATCGGTTCCAGCTGGTTGAGTCAATGGCTTTCCGGAGGTATATACATTCTTGTCGCCCTCATCTGGCTGATTCCTGATAAGCGGATAGAACGGACAATTGCAGAAACCTCTTCCAAACATTGA
- a CDS encoding DUF3147 family protein yields MMLRYIIKVLLTSILIVTISEVGKRNSIMAAIYASLPLTTFLAMIWLYLDTHDVGKVMSLSWNVLLAVIPSYVFLISFPLLVKSGLSFWIALFLSVIFTALAYWLYVMTLKYFGIHI; encoded by the coding sequence ATGATGCTCAGATATATCATTAAAGTACTGCTAACCTCTATCCTGATTGTTACCATTTCGGAAGTTGGAAAACGCAACTCGATTATGGCGGCCATATATGCGTCGCTTCCGCTGACTACGTTTTTGGCTATGATTTGGTTGTATCTTGACACGCATGACGTTGGAAAAGTTATGAGTCTTTCCTGGAATGTTCTTCTGGCTGTTATTCCCAGTTATGTCTTTTTAATTTCCTTTCCCCTGTTAGTCAAAAGTGGGCTCAGCTTTTGGATTGCCTTATTTCTTTCCGTGATCTTTACCGCCCTGGCATATTGGCTATATGTGATGACATTGAAATATTTTGGCATCCATATCTAA
- a CDS encoding HAD family hydrolase, with translation MSFKGIIFDLDGTLLDTIEDIADSMNRVLSENNLPTHDNEAYRLFVGSGIRNLVREALPESQRDEATIRAYFETMYSLYKKNCVNKTRPYDGVTDLLDELSARDLKLAILSNKADEMTQQTARTLLPEEYFTIIAGLTDESLKKPNPQKALQMSKEMGIDPKEMIYVGDTDVDMQTANNAGMYAVGVLWGFRGEEELRANGAKKTVAHPSELMTLL, from the coding sequence ATGTCTTTTAAAGGAATTATTTTCGATTTGGATGGTACGTTGCTCGATACCATCGAAGATATTGCCGATTCGATGAACCGGGTGCTCAGCGAGAACAACCTGCCCACCCACGATAACGAGGCTTATCGGCTATTTGTCGGTAGTGGTATCAGAAACTTAGTAAGGGAAGCTTTGCCCGAATCGCAACGGGATGAAGCAACCATCCGGGCTTACTTCGAAACAATGTACAGTCTTTACAAGAAAAATTGCGTTAACAAGACCCGTCCGTACGATGGGGTTACCGATTTGCTGGACGAACTGTCTGCCCGCGATTTAAAACTCGCCATCCTTTCCAACAAAGCCGATGAAATGACGCAACAGACCGCCAGAACACTTCTTCCCGAAGAGTATTTTACCATCATCGCCGGGCTGACAGATGAAAGTCTGAAAAAACCCAACCCGCAGAAAGCGCTCCAAATGAGCAAGGAAATGGGGATCGACCCGAAAGAGATGATTTACGTAGGCGACACGGACGTGGATATGCAAACTGCCAATAACGCCGGAATGTACGCCGTTGGTGTTCTGTGGGGTTTTCGGGGTGAAGAAGAGCTGCGCGCCAACGGTGCGAAGAAAACCGTTGCACATCCTTCAGAGTTGATGACATTACTATAG